AGAGCTTCAGGAGCCCCTGCCCTGGTATCGGCCAAGAAAATATTATTACAAACTCATTTCGCTTTTTTTAAGAACCGTAGGTCAGTTATCCGACGGATTAAGAATCGGTTACCGCCACGGTTTTGATTCAGGGATAGTCATGAACTATATATATGAAAACAGACCGCACGGCAAATTTCGCATCGGGAAAGCGTTAGATGCCGCTTTTCTTGATCAGACTACCTGCAAGGCTTTCAGGGCGGTGAAGCAAATCCAAAAGGATATGATCACGAACTACCTGGGGAAAAGAAACGGGAAGGAGACCTTCATAGTCGACCTGGCTTCCGGTAAGGCCGACTATATTTATGACGCACTCCAGGAAAAAAATTCTAACGTAAAGGTACTGTTGCGGGATATCAATGAAAGAACCCTCAAGGAAAGCGAGGCCATAGCCGAGCGGTCGGAGATGAAGCAAAACGTAAGCTACGAGATCGGTGACGCTCTTGACAGGGAGAGTTTGAGTCGGATTCCCCCCCGACCGGACCTCATAATCGAAGCTGGCCTCTACGGAATTATTCACGACGACGAATTGATAAAGAAGCACCTCTTCGAATTAAAAGACATACTGAACCCCGGAGCACTTCTATTTAACGTACAGACGTATAACAGACAAATAGAGCTTATTGCCAGAACTCTGGTAAATCAGGAGGGTGAAAGCTGCGTATGGCACCTCCGCCCCAAAGAGCTAGTGATAGGCTGGGCTCGGGAAGCGGGCTTCAAGGATCCGGAAATCCGGATGGACCCTTACGGGATTTACGCGGTGGTTCTGATGAGAAATTGAATTTGGACGTACCTGAATCATTCATTAAGACGAGAAACTCATGAAAAAGGAAAGATTTGTGCTCGGGTGGGAAAGCAGCCAACGGAATTCGCCTTTTCTGAGCAAGGTGTTATCGGACAGGGTCAAATCCGTCATCGACAGCCCTCACGGGATGTGGAACTATATGACCTACCGCGACGCGATCAATATACTTGGTCTCGATACCGGAGACTTATACAAAGAGGGGAGAATCGATTTAGATAAGAGAAAGTGGGCTGACTTCGGCTGGATGACATGCTACGCCGGACCCCCTGAGAGCGCAGTGGAAGCGATGCGTAAACATACCGACGAATCAAACGTCAACCCCTATTCCCCAGACTTGATTAATCCTTTAAGAGAGGTTTGCGCGAATTTAAAATTCAAACGGGAGAGGAGCGATGAGTTCGAGGTAATAGGAACGGAAGGCAGTCAGGCGGCCATATCCTATGTGCTTCAAACCATAATAAATCCGGGAAACGAAGTAATAATAACAGATCCCGGCTACTTCCACTTCGAATCGTCAATCCTGATGGCAGGCGGCAGGCCGGTCAGGATTCCCCTTGACTCCGAAAACGGATACAGATTAGATCCGGATCAGGTAGCGGAGCGTATCACCCCGGGAACGAAGGCGATAATAGTTTGTGATCCCCTGAACCCGTTCGGCACTGTTCAGATGAAGGACGAACTGATCGAGCTTGTAGAAATTGCCTGGAGACACGGAATCATCGTAATTAACGATATTACACATAATACTCATCAGATCGACCCCGGTTCAAAACACCATCCTATGAGCTCACTCTTCAGGGAGACAAATGTCGATAACGTCGTTTCCACATTCAGCGTATCCCACGGATACGGGATGGCAGGAGTAAGGATAGGTTTTCTCGCGGGCCATACCGAGCTATTGAGAGCCTGCATGATTACGAAAACTTCTTTAACCAGGCTTAATACCAATCTTATTGCTCAGTACGGAGCTTTAGCCGCCCTTAAGGACAATGATTATGTCAAAGAATCCCGGGACATAATCAGGCGTAACTTTGAGATCATTAAAGGTATAGTTAACGATACCGAGGGGGTGTCCATTCCGGTAGAGCCCAAGTACGGGTTTTCCATGGTAATAGACGTTTCTGAGACGGGCGTTACGGCGCAGGAGCTGACAGTAGCGCTTTTTAAACATAACGTAGCCGTATATCCGGGAGACGGGCTCGGTGATATCGGTGCGACGGACTTCATCAGGCTAAATATTTCAAGACCCGACATCTGGGCATTTGAGCACTTTAAAAAATCTCTTCCCGCTGCAATCGCCGAGGCTAGAAGCGGCATTTACAGAAAGAGCTTAATCAGGTTCTTCGAGGATAAGAAAACGGAGCGGGCCGGACAGATTCTGAAAAAAATAAAGGGCGGCCGATGAATGTGGCGAACGACATTTTAGAGCTTATCGGGAATACCCCTCTGGTTAAACTTGGTAATTTAACGGAGGGAATAAAAAGCGGGATTTACGCGAAACTGGAGCTTTACAATCCGAGCGGAAGCATTAAAGACAGGGTCGCCATATACATAGTGGAAGATGCCGAACGCAGAGGCATTCTTAAACCCGGAGGCACCATAGTCGAAGCCACATCCGGAAACATGGGAGTCGCGTTCGCCCTTATCGGCGCCGTTAAAAATTACAGATGCATATTTACGCTCCCCGAAACGATTAGCAAGGAGAAAATACAGGCGCTTAAGCTCTACGGGGCTGAAGTGGTTCTAACTCCGAAAGGACTCCCTCCGCAGGATGAAAAAAGCTGTTATAAGGTGGCTCAGAAAATAGCGAGGGAAAAGGGCGCATTCTATGTTAATCAGTACTTTAATCAGCTTAACCCCGAGGCCCATTTTAAAACAACCGGCCCCGAGATTTGGCGCGATACGGAAGGGAAAGTCGATACAGTTTTATGCGGCATAGGAACGGGCGGAACAATAACAGGCGTAGGCAGGTATTTAAAAGAAAAGAAAAAGAGCATAAAAATAATCGGTGTTGAACCCGTGGGCTCGGTATTCAAGGCCTATCTGGAGCAAGGATTACTGGCGGAGGCTTCCGATTTTGATATAGAAGGAATCGGCAAGAATTTCATACCGGGGGTTGTCAACTTCGACTATGTGGACGAAATAATCCAGGTTGACGACGAAGAAGCGCTTAAGACCGTCAGCGGGCTTTTGAGAGAGGAAGGAATTTTGGCGGGCGGATCGAGCGGCGCTGCTGTTGCGGCTGCAATGAAACATGCAGTCGAATCCGAAGAAAACGAGCATATTGTCGCGGTCCTGCCCGACACGGGATTAAAATATATATCCAAATTCACCGGCTTTGCCTAATCCGGGTATTTTTTAATTAAACCGCCGATTATATTTCCGCTGGTAGAGACTTAGTTAAAGAGAGTAGGATTTACGCATCTTGATGACTTCTCATGAAGCAAGTCCGTGAATATAACATACATGATCTCGTTCAAAGATACGGTTCCCCTCTATTCGTCGCCTCGGCAGACGTAATAAGAAAGAACCTGAGCACATTCCGTGCGGAATTCTCCGACAAGTACCCCAGAGTGGAGATCGCCTATTCGTACAAGGTCAATTACCTCCCCGGTATCCTGGATATTATTCACCGCGACGGGACCTGGGCCGAGGTAGCATCGGGTTTTGAATATGAACTGGCAAGAAAGCTCCGCGTTTCCGGAAGCTCCATAGTATTTAACGGCCCTTATAAGAGAAAGAAAGAGCTTGAAAAAGCCCTCAATGAAGGGGCATTAATTAACGTTGATCATTATCATGAACTTAAAACACTGGAAGGGATCGCCTCTGAACGCAAAAAACCGGTTAACATAGGAATCAGAATCAATACGGATGTAGGGATAGACCAGCTGCCCGACAGATTCGGTTTCAACCTCGAATCCGGCGAAGCAGCTCAAATTCTAAGAGAATGTTCACAACAGAATCTGCTCCGGGTCACAGGGCTTCACATTCACCTTACAAGTTATATAATCAAGCCCGATGGTGAAAACAGCGCCCCTGCCAAAAACATAAAACTAATCTGGCCGAAAGAAGCCGAGGCTTATAAGAGAGCGGCGAAAGAGGCCGTTCGCTTCGCGAAAGAGGCGCGCGAGCGGTACAATGCGGAAATACAATATCTCGATATGGGAGGCGGATTCCCCGCGGTCGATTCGCTCTCTCCTTATGCAGAAGCCGTCGCCGAGCCGGTTTTGGATGGATTTAAACAAAGCGAATTGCCAATTCTCATATTGGAGCCCGGACGAGCAATAGTGAGCAATGCGGTCGATCTCATCTCCACGGTCGTCGCCGTTAAAGATATTCCAACTGGGGGAAGAGCGGTAGTAATAGACAGTGGTATCAACCTTCTTCCCACCTCCTTCTGGAAATATCAGGACATAGAATTTGTATCTGAGCCAAAAGGAGAGTTAAAAGAAACGACCGTTTACGGTCCGCTTTGTCTTCAGACAGACATCATATGCAGAGCAAATCTTCCGGAACTCAGTCCCGGAGACAGGCTCGTTATTAAAAACGTGGGCGCGTATAACATCCCTCAGTCAAGTGCTTTCATTTTCCCCCGCCCGCCCGTTGTTTTGGTAGGAGATGGAAAGGCAAGGATTATAAGGAGAGCCGAGACGGCAGAAGACGCTTTATTGCTTTAAAACGGGTTTGACGCAAAATCGTGCAGCCGGTTAGGTTCTACGAATAAGACCATCTCGTTTGTAAAGAACGTGATAATATAGAAATCTTATTCCTCAGCCCTCCGATTTGAGCAAATAGTTCGGGCATCTGCTATCTTGCCGCTCTTCTCGCGTAATATAGCGAATGAATATTCTTGAATTATAACAATGTTCCTTTCCAGGCATTTTCCAGGAGCCAGCCATCATTATTCTTTCCGTACAAAATCAGTTGAAGGGGAGTTGCAAATACTTCAATAATATCAGAAAGTTATGAGCAGACACTATAAAGGTCTTGAAAACCGGCGTCCTTACCGACTTGGGGGTTCGAATCCCTCGCCCTCCGCCATCTCATAATCGCTTAATATGCTCTTTTTCGAACCTGTCACTCGATTCCCACATCTACCCCGTTTTTATAGACTGTAAATTCCTTGATAAGGCCGTCCTCGTCAAGGATTTTATGGGGCCCGTCAAGCTTCCCCGCTTTATAATTACAGACGCTTTTCAGTTCGCCGCTTTCGTAGTATCCGTACGTCACGCCCTGTCTTACATCATTTACATACATCGAATTCTTCTCTAACTTCCCGTTTCCGTAATAGAGTTTGGTTTCTCCGTTCAAATGTCCGTCCCTGCACATCCATTCGGTCTTGATTTTTCCATCGGGGTAATAATCCTTGACTATGCCGTCCCGGTTTTGACTGCATACCGGGCTTTCCGGCTCCGCGCCCGCTGCTACGGGCAGTAGAAATATGATCGCCATTAATGAAAGGTGAATAAGCATTTTTATATCCTCCGATCCGTTTGCCTTTGGAGTATTTAGATGCCGGTTTTCCGTTATGTTTTCAAGGTTGCCGCCCGCGGGGAGGGCGAGGCGGCTTGACTTTTTCTCCGCGAAATTGTTTAATTGAAATTAAATATATTATTCAGGGAGGGTTATGATGAAAATAACAATCGTGAGTGTCTTGGCCCTATTGGGTTTTATTCTGATCAGTGCTGATTTTTCTTTCGCTCAGGATGAGGCGAAACCTCAGGCTCCCCCGACATGCCAGGGTAAAGTGGCTAGTATCGTGGGTACGGATGGGGACGATACCTTAAACGGAACGTTCAGTTCGGACGTAATCGTTGGTATGGGAGGGGATGACACAATCAAGGGTCTTGACGGCAACGACGTTATTTGCGGCGGCGATGGCGACGATACGATTACGGGCGGCTCCGGCGAAGATATTATTTACGGCGACGCGGGCAATGACGACCTCCGAGGCGGGAGGGATAACGATGTCCTTTACGGAGGGGACGGCGATGACTACATCGAGGGCAATGACGGGGAAGACTTTCTTGACGGCGGGATCGGGTTGGATAACCTCGACGGCGGAAAGGATAACGATAAATGTATAAATTACGAGTCGCATAAGAGATGTAATATTGACTGAAAATAGAAGTTTTCTTTGAA
This is a stretch of genomic DNA from Deltaproteobacteria bacterium. It encodes these proteins:
- a CDS encoding class I SAM-dependent methyltransferase family protein, coding for MLRNGIPSFEELQEPLPWYRPRKYYYKLISLFLRTVGQLSDGLRIGYRHGFDSGIVMNYIYENRPHGKFRIGKALDAAFLDQTTCKAFRAVKQIQKDMITNYLGKRNGKETFIVDLASGKADYIYDALQEKNSNVKVLLRDINERTLKESEAIAERSEMKQNVSYEIGDALDRESLSRIPPRPDLIIEAGLYGIIHDDELIKKHLFELKDILNPGALLFNVQTYNRQIELIARTLVNQEGESCVWHLRPKELVIGWAREAGFKDPEIRMDPYGIYAVVLMRN
- a CDS encoding pyridoxal phosphate-dependent aminotransferase → MKKERFVLGWESSQRNSPFLSKVLSDRVKSVIDSPHGMWNYMTYRDAINILGLDTGDLYKEGRIDLDKRKWADFGWMTCYAGPPESAVEAMRKHTDESNVNPYSPDLINPLREVCANLKFKRERSDEFEVIGTEGSQAAISYVLQTIINPGNEVIITDPGYFHFESSILMAGGRPVRIPLDSENGYRLDPDQVAERITPGTKAIIVCDPLNPFGTVQMKDELIELVEIAWRHGIIVINDITHNTHQIDPGSKHHPMSSLFRETNVDNVVSTFSVSHGYGMAGVRIGFLAGHTELLRACMITKTSLTRLNTNLIAQYGALAALKDNDYVKESRDIIRRNFEIIKGIVNDTEGVSIPVEPKYGFSMVIDVSETGVTAQELTVALFKHNVAVYPGDGLGDIGATDFIRLNISRPDIWAFEHFKKSLPAAIAEARSGIYRKSLIRFFEDKKTERAGQILKKIKGGR
- a CDS encoding cysteine synthase family protein, with translation MANDILELIGNTPLVKLGNLTEGIKSGIYAKLELYNPSGSIKDRVAIYIVEDAERRGILKPGGTIVEATSGNMGVAFALIGAVKNYRCIFTLPETISKEKIQALKLYGAEVVLTPKGLPPQDEKSCYKVAQKIAREKGAFYVNQYFNQLNPEAHFKTTGPEIWRDTEGKVDTVLCGIGTGGTITGVGRYLKEKKKSIKIIGVEPVGSVFKAYLEQGLLAEASDFDIEGIGKNFIPGVVNFDYVDEIIQVDDEEALKTVSGLLREEGILAGGSSGAAVAAAMKHAVESEENEHIVAVLPDTGLKYISKFTGFA
- a CDS encoding alanine racemase, coding for MKQVREYNIHDLVQRYGSPLFVASADVIRKNLSTFRAEFSDKYPRVEIAYSYKVNYLPGILDIIHRDGTWAEVASGFEYELARKLRVSGSSIVFNGPYKRKKELEKALNEGALINVDHYHELKTLEGIASERKKPVNIGIRINTDVGIDQLPDRFGFNLESGEAAQILRECSQQNLLRVTGLHIHLTSYIIKPDGENSAPAKNIKLIWPKEAEAYKRAAKEAVRFAKEARERYNAEIQYLDMGGGFPAVDSLSPYAEAVAEPVLDGFKQSELPILILEPGRAIVSNAVDLISTVVAVKDIPTGGRAVVIDSGINLLPTSFWKYQDIEFVSEPKGELKETTVYGPLCLQTDIICRANLPELSPGDRLVIKNVGAYNIPQSSAFIFPRPPVVLVGDGKARIIRRAETAEDALLL
- a CDS encoding toxin-antitoxin system YwqK family antitoxin; the encoded protein is MLIHLSLMAIIFLLPVAAGAEPESPVCSQNRDGIVKDYYPDGKIKTEWMCRDGHLNGETKLYYGNGKLEKNSMYVNDVRQGVTYGYYESGELKSVCNYKAGKLDGPHKILDEDGLIKEFTVYKNGVDVGIE
- a CDS encoding calcium-binding protein, coding for MKITIVSVLALLGFILISADFSFAQDEAKPQAPPTCQGKVASIVGTDGDDTLNGTFSSDVIVGMGGDDTIKGLDGNDVICGGDGDDTITGGSGEDIIYGDAGNDDLRGGRDNDVLYGGDGDDYIEGNDGEDFLDGGIGLDNLDGGKDNDKCINYESHKRCNID